ACAGCTCCTGACATGTACCTGCACCTCCTTTTGTAAACTTTTCCATAGTATACAGAACGGTTTACCAATTGTAAAGTAGATTTTTCAGCTAATACTCTGCAATGCTTACATTTGATTTATAGGTTCGCTCTGTCTTGTTCTGCTAATCTCTGTAAGATTCTCCGCTTCTTGTAGAGCATCTGCCCTGTCATCGCTATGTCTGCAATCTGTGTACGATTCGTATATGCACCAAAAAACATACCAACTATGGGGATTAACTGAAATAACTTCTTCCATGCCATATTATCCATGTATGTCAAGCTCACTTCGCGCCAGCCTTGTAGCTGAGCAATCATTTCTTGATGTTTTTCTCCCTCATCAAAAGCTGCCAGCTCTTCTAAAATTGCCTTTTTACCAACTACATCTGCAGAGGTAAATTGCAAACATTTAATAATAAAAATACGTTCCACCTTATCATGCGGGTCATAGCCATACGTAAGTGCCATCTCCTGCAATACTTTTAAGGAAAGACCTATGATAACTGGTATGTCTATCGCAAGTGTAAACATACCGCCAAAGCCTGTAGTAGCGCCTTGAACCATCGCAACATTCGTGCGCGATTCCGTTAATTGAAGGGCTACCTGATCCATTTCCTGTAGAGGTCTTATTTGCACTTGCTCGATCGTATTTGGTGGGTTGTTAAACCGGCTCCAAACATCTTGATTCTTGATTAGATATTTCCCGCCCGTCTGGATATAGGCACCTAATTCGTTTAACAAATCTCCTACCTTTTCTTTTAAAACTTTTGGGACAGCTCGATCTAACCATACAAACGGAAGGCGCCCTATTTTCTCCCAGAACCATAGATCTTTCTGCTCTTGTTCCCACACTTCAATGTTACGGAACTGTTGTTGCAATTCCTCTACGCTTTCCATGAATTATGCCCCTTTCACTACACCGCCCTCTTGTCTCACACTCATCAGATTAGGTAGCTAATCGACAAACCGCTTCATACAAATACTCTACGCCGAGACAAATATCTGAAGCATGGGACCACTCGTCAGGATGATGACTAATCCCATCCTTGCAACGAACAAATAGCATCCCCATTTGTGTTATCTCAGACAGAATCATCGCATCGTGACCTGCACCACTATACATCTCTGGCAGTTCGTTCTGTCTTCTCAAGCCAATCTCTCGAAACATCTGTACAAGTTCAGCGGCGGCATCCGCCTTTTTTATCGCCAACACATTCTCAATCTGATATTCTAGCCCACGTCGCAAGGAAATTTCTGAGAGGAGGGCCTCTATATCTGTCAAAATCTGCAACAACCGACTCTCATCTATATCTCTAATATCAACTGTCAATTCAACCGAGCCTGGTATTACATTGCAAGCACCTGGTTCTATCCCAATTGTACCCACTGTCCCCACGGTAGGTTTGCTAGCATCAGCACTACATATTTTTTCTATTCCCAAAATTGCTTCGGCTGCAGCCATGATTGGGTCGTGTCGCATGTTCATTGGTACTGTACCTGCGTGACCTGACTGCCCCATCAATTTGATGGACAGCAATTTCACTCCCATAATGCTGGTAACAATCCCAACAGGCTCATTCACTGCTTGTAGATATGGACCTTGTTCGATATGTAGTTCTAGATATGCCTTTATTTCCTCAGAACTCAGCACATCTGATCCTGATTGTTGAGAAGGAAAGCCACATTGCTGTAGGGCTTCCATTCTGGTCATACCCTGATTGTCGTGTCTTTCCATATCCTCTGGGGTAAGCTTGCCACACATCCCCCTACTCCCAAAAAAACCATCTGAAAAGCGAACTCCTTCTTCATCACAAAAAGCAACTACTTCAATAGGGTGGTCATGTTGCACATTATTTTCACGTAAAACCTGAACAACCTCAATTCCTCCAATTACTCCAACCGTACCATCGAATCTACCACCATTAGGAACTGAATCGATATGGGAACCAAGCATTACGACAGGAGCATGGGGATTGTTGCCTTCTTTTCTACCAATTAAATTCCCAAAACAATCTTTACGAACACGCATTCCAGCTTCTTCCATCCAACTAGCAACTATACGTTGTGCTGCCATATCTTCAGCTGTCAACGCCAATCTCGTAACGCCCTGTTCCATCGTCCTACCAATTTCACCTAATTGTCGTAACCTACTGTCAATTCTTTGCTCTTTTATCTGTACGGGCGAATCCAGAACATGTTTCTGTTTTTTATAGGTATCCATAGCACCAAATCTCCTCTATCTAGATGAAATAGAATGCAGTAGTAATTCTTGATTATTATTTCATGGAATTGCTTTTTTTACTATCCAGAAAAAGGCGAAATGCCGATCCCCCCTATGTTAGAGGAAATCGGCTCTGCTAATGCGGCTACTAGAAGCACCGCCGGAATCCATGTTGTCTTATTCATGATCGTTATCCCCTTTTTCTAGCTTGTTCATTTCACACGAGTATAACGAGCTACACTACAGAAGGTTACATAACCATTAGGAGTTCCTCTCCGTATCCCATGACCAGCTTTACATACCAGGGCGAAGTGTATCAACTACTACAAATGCATCTTTATCAGTAATCTCTCCCTTTTCCAGAGTCTCCTAAATCAATTAATTCCTCAGGATAAGGTTCAAAAAAGCGTTGCTGTAACAAATATTCTTGTTCATATCGAAATACCCACGATTTCAAAAGACTGGTCATACTACTGAGTGGCAATTTTCGTTCTCGATACCGATGTAATAAATGTTTAAAGTGCTCCTTTTCCTTTGTAGAAAGCCTCTTGCTAAAATAGCCCATAATATGTTCACAGACATTAATGTTGGAGGTATACCGAGCTGTACGCTTAAACATGTTAGGTAATAAGGTAGCATACTCGTCCCAGACCTGTTGCTCTGCTTTTTTGTCGTGATTTGCAACAATCTTACCTAATTCTTTTGTTAGCTTTTGATTATATGCCATAAATAAATATTTGTTTTCAGCATGAAATTGAATGAGCTTCCGAATAGTAGGTTCCATTCTTAGCTGACGAAAATAAGCTTGCGTAAACAGCTTCGTAAAGAAATGTTCTCGAATGGTAAAGTTTTTTAACCTGCCTTCTTCCTCAATAGCCGCATGAGGAAAATACGCGTTTACCTTAGCACCAAAGAAACCGGGAGCACTTTCGACAACAGGTGCTTTTTCCCAACCACTATATACTTTGACATCTTTTACTCCGCAGCTTGGAGAACGATTTTTCAAAATAAAACCATCCACTTCTCCTACATTTTGTAAGAAGGTATCGGCAAAGGCATCCATCTGTTGGCTAAGATCTACTCGTGTTGAAGGCTGGACGAGCCGGTGCTGCTCACCATCTTTAATGATTCGAATGGTTTCACGCGGGATCCCCAAACCGATCTCAATCTCGGGACATACAGGAATAAAAGTCACAAAAGGAGCCAGGCTTCGAACGGTTACATCCGAAAGCACATCTCCATTGTAACGACACTCCGCAAATTCCAAACATTTACTTACAACAACAATCGGTTTGGTTGTTATCTCCACACTTGCCCCTCCACCCGTTGGAAATCTTCTTTATTTTATCCGTTTTTTTCCACGCTATACGAACAGCTCTTTCTTACAGAAGTGTAAGTTGCTTGTAAGCTAGATGCATTTTGTTATATCCATAAACCGAGTAGACTTGTACTCAACACTACTTGAAATATGTTTGGGAGGTATTTTGTGTCTATTAACAAATTTGTAATCATCCTAGCATCCATCGTAGCTGGGATACTCCTTCTTCTGTTTGCTCTAAGAGGTCAATCTGTTATGCTTGATCGTCTCAACCCTACTATTCCGGTAAAGCCTTACTATACGGTCGTGGAAACTGATGGTAAAAAGCTAAACGATACACAGTGGGAATATCAATTCGTTGGATACGATGATCAAGGAGAACAAAATACCTTTATCATGATCGCTTCTAAAAACCTGCGTAAAGGTGCATATTTAGAGGTTTATGCGAAAGGCTTAAATGGAAAAGGCTGGACGGAAGTAACTCCGGCAGGTGTTCCTGAAAAAGCACAGATAAAACTAAGTACTCCAAAAGAGTCCTGAAAATAAAGTTCAAAAAATAGGCCATTTCCTGCAGGTTTACCCCTAGCACGAAACGGCCTATTTTTATTAATGTTAGTTTTACCTTTATTGATTAAATTCGATCTCTAAGACTGCCATATAACGGGCGATCATAAAAGAGATAACAAAGGAGGGGTAACACACAAATTGCAATCATCACGTACAGCATAAAGACTGGTGAGAAGCTTTCGTACAAAAGCCCCCCGATGAATGGACCAATCATACGCCCTGCAGTTGCTGAACCACTCACAGCTCCTTGGAATAATCCCTCTTTACCGGGAATCGAAAGTTCTGCTGCCGCGGCTGGCACTGCTGGCCATAATAGCATTTCTCCTAAAGTTACGATTATCATACCCCACACAAAATGACTATAAGCTTGATCGAACGCTAAAACACCCATTCCACAAACAAAGATAAACAAGCCACCGATCATCTGAGAACGAAGATTAGATAAATAGTGACGTGTGACATAAGCACACAGCGGCTGAGCTAGGATTATCAATGCTCCGTTAATCGTCCACAACAAACTATATTGGGATAACGAGTAGCCTAACTTCGTCATGTAAGAAGATAAATTGGTCGACCATTGCACATAGGGAATCCAAGTTATCGCAAACCCTAAGCCAAGAATGATCAAGGATAAGCCAGAGGGTGTTTTCCAGATGGAGGGTTCATCCTTGGAAGCTTTGTTAGCTTTCTCTGTCTTTCTTTGCAAATTTCGCGCAGCTGTCTCTGCCGCAATCTTCTTTAAATCTAATCCAAAGCCAATCACGGCTAAAAAGATTAAATTAGTTGCACCATTCACTAAAAAAACAAACATAAACGATACGCTAGCAACCACTCCACCCAACGCAGAACCAACCGCTACACCTAAATTTTGCGACAAGTATAACAAGTTAAATGCGCGTCGTCCCCCTTCTGGCCAGACACTTCCAGCCATCGCATTGAGGACCGGGAATACCATGCTATTACTAAAGCCAAGTACGCCCATCATACAAACATAAAATGGCCATACTCGGAAAAAAGCTAGCGAGGTAACGCAGGCAGCTGAGATAAGTACCCCAGCAAAGATGGTTTTAATTCCGCCTATCTTGTCATGTAAAATGCCACCTGCCATACTTCCGATGATTCCCATACCAGCATGAAGCATCAAGACGAGTCCAGCTACCGTAGCTGGTTTACCCAATACCTGGGTGATATAAATATTGTTTAGAGGCCAAATAAAAGACATCCCCGTTACATTAATAATGGCCCCTATCGCCAAAATCCACAAGGTTCGAGGATAGGTGGATAACATTTTGGAAAACACGCTCGTACTCTCCTCTCATGCTGTAAAAATCTACCGAAACAATTTAACGAATACAACCAAATAAAATAACAGAAGAGTTCATTTTGGTCAATTCATTTTTCATCGTTTACCTCGATTGATTTTTAATTCACCTATCGACCATAAGCGATCTGTAGCTGACAGACCTTCAATCGTAGCCACACCAATTCCAAACATCGCTGCACGGCACTCAAACTCTACTCGTTCCATAAGTGCCACCACTTCTTTAACGGATGTCGTAGCCGCTTCAAGTAGAGCACGACCAAATCCAACTAAATCAGCTCCCAAAGCAATCGCTTTTGCCGCTTCAACCCCGTTATGAATACCACCACTTCCGATTAAAGGGAAGAAAGGAAGCTCTTCTCGAATGGTTTGTAAGGAAACAGCTGTCGGAATACCCCAATCCCGAAACGCTTCTGCGGCAATTTGCTTCATTGTTTCATTGGATCGGTGCTTTTCAACCTCGATCCAGGATGTACCCCCTGCCCCTGCTACGTCAATAAAGGAAACTCCAGCATCCACGAGGCGTCTAGCTGTTTGCGAATCAATGCCAAACCCTACTTCCTTCACCCCGATTGGAATTTGACTCGCCTTACAAACCTGCTCAATCTTTGGTAGTAGATGCCCAAAATCATGATCTCCGCCAGGTTGAAAAATCTCCTGCATACTATTTACGTGTAATACCAGCGCATCAGCTTCAACCAGCTCTACGCAGCGAAGACATTCTTTGACCGTGTAGCCATAATTTAGTTGAACAGCGCCTAAATTTGCGATGATTGGAATCGTTGGAGCGTGTTCTCTCACTCTAAAGGTTTGAGCAAGCTCATCACTCTCCAATGCAGCACGTACGGAACCAAGTCCCATGGCCCACCCTCTAGCCTCAGCAGCAATAGCTAGTTTGGTATTTATTTGTTCAGCATTCTTCGTTCCACCCGTCATGGAACTTACAAGAAAAGGAGTCCCCATATGTTTTCCTAAGAAAGTGGTATGTAACGAGACATCAGCAAAATGAATCTCTGGAAGGGCCGCATGTAAAAAATGATACTGCTCTAGACCTGTGGTCAACCGGTTGGCTACCTCTTTATGTAAACAAATCTCAATATGTTCTGATTTACGTTTTTCAATCTCTGACTGATGCGTCACTACAATCACCTTCCTGCATGTCATTCTTCTTCTTTTCCTGCATTGCCATACTCTATTCTACTACTCTGATTCTAGCTTGTAAAAAAATAAGCTTACTGACAGAAAAAACTTTTTGCTTGTTGCCTAACTTTTCAACGAAGTGAGACTTATACTTCTTTCTTCATTTTTGAATAAAAAGACCTCTGGAAGGTTTAGGATAAAAGGCATAAGAGTTTCGCAAAGAAGCTTGGAGGTGTTTTGCAATGTATTATTCTCGCAAACAAGAAGAGCCGGTAGAAGATGTTGAAACCTCTATCTGGGCATGTACCAAAGATGATTGTATCTGCTGGATGAGAGAAAATTTATCTTTTGACGAAGTACCGGTTTGTCCGATTTGCAGCTCCTCTATGGTTAAAGATTCAAAAATGCTCCCCCCTATTGCTTAAGATGAGTACATGGGAAGCGTGTCTCTTACTAGAGAGGCAGGCTTCCCTTTCTCTATGATTTCATCCACAGGAAGCTTATGGTATACTTTTTCATGATATGTATAGTATATCTCGAAGATATAGAACCACGGAGGATTGCATGCTAACTTTTGAACAAAAAAAAGCGATTATTGAATCGTTCCCAGAACTAACAAAAAAAGAGGTTTCTCTAGGGCGCCTGAACTATCATTTTGAAGGAAGCCTACGTGACAAAAAGATTGTTGTGAACCATCTTCATCCAAACGGAAATGGCTTTGTCTATGCTGGCCACCTTCCGAAAAAAAAGACTGGTCCAAAAGGTATGGTCAATATCCGCGATTATTCCGAAGAGCAACTGCGTAGCTTGGTTGCTGACTCTATCGCACATTTATCAACAGAATATGTAGCAAACGAGGATGCACTGGATTCGGCTGATCCAATTGAAGAGATTTGGGTAAATGAAAAAGGTGATACGCTACGATTGCTACAAGAGGATGAATTGTTTAACGTATATACGGGAAACAATCTAGAGGATTCCTACAACTCGTATAAAGGTGCGGTAACGTATTTGCACAGTGAGAATTTT
This is a stretch of genomic DNA from Brevibacillus laterosporus DSM 25. It encodes these proteins:
- a CDS encoding cold-shock protein, encoding MYYSRKQEEPVEDVETSIWACTKDDCICWMRENLSFDEVPVCPICSSSMVKDSKMLPPIA
- a CDS encoding YxeA family protein; its protein translation is MSINKFVIILASIVAGILLLLFALRGQSVMLDRLNPTIPVKPYYTVVETDGKKLNDTQWEYQFVGYDDQGEQNTFIMIASKNLRKGAYLEVYAKGLNGKGWTEVTPAGVPEKAQIKLSTPKES
- a CDS encoding Zn-dependent hydrolase, with the translated sequence MDTYKKQKHVLDSPVQIKEQRIDSRLRQLGEIGRTMEQGVTRLALTAEDMAAQRIVASWMEEAGMRVRKDCFGNLIGRKEGNNPHAPVVMLGSHIDSVPNGGRFDGTVGVIGGIEVVQVLRENNVQHDHPIEVVAFCDEEGVRFSDGFFGSRGMCGKLTPEDMERHDNQGMTRMEALQQCGFPSQQSGSDVLSSEEIKAYLELHIEQGPYLQAVNEPVGIVTSIMGVKLLSIKLMGQSGHAGTVPMNMRHDPIMAAAEAILGIEKICSADASKPTVGTVGTIGIEPGACNVIPGSVELTVDIRDIDESRLLQILTDIEALLSEISLRRGLEYQIENVLAIKKADAAAELVQMFREIGLRRQNELPEMYSGAGHDAMILSEITQMGMLFVRCKDGISHHPDEWSHASDICLGVEYLYEAVCRLAT
- a CDS encoding EcsC family protein; protein product: MESVEELQQQFRNIEVWEQEQKDLWFWEKIGRLPFVWLDRAVPKVLKEKVGDLLNELGAYIQTGGKYLIKNQDVWSRFNNPPNTIEQVQIRPLQEMDQVALQLTESRTNVAMVQGATTGFGGMFTLAIDIPVIIGLSLKVLQEMALTYGYDPHDKVERIFIIKCLQFTSADVVGKKAILEELAAFDEGEKHQEMIAQLQGWREVSLTYMDNMAWKKLFQLIPIVGMFFGAYTNRTQIADIAMTGQMLYKKRRILQRLAEQDRANL
- the fni gene encoding type 2 isopentenyl-diphosphate Delta-isomerase gives rise to the protein MTHQSEIEKRKSEHIEICLHKEVANRLTTGLEQYHFLHAALPEIHFADVSLHTTFLGKHMGTPFLVSSMTGGTKNAEQINTKLAIAAEARGWAMGLGSVRAALESDELAQTFRVREHAPTIPIIANLGAVQLNYGYTVKECLRCVELVEADALVLHVNSMQEIFQPGGDHDFGHLLPKIEQVCKASQIPIGVKEVGFGIDSQTARRLVDAGVSFIDVAGAGGTSWIEVEKHRSNETMKQIAAEAFRDWGIPTAVSLQTIREELPFFPLIGSGGIHNGVEAAKAIALGADLVGFGRALLEAATTSVKEVVALMERVEFECRAAMFGIGVATIEGLSATDRLWSIGELKINRGKR
- a CDS encoding MDR family MFS transporter; amino-acid sequence: MFSKMLSTYPRTLWILAIGAIINVTGMSFIWPLNNIYITQVLGKPATVAGLVLMLHAGMGIIGSMAGGILHDKIGGIKTIFAGVLISAACVTSLAFFRVWPFYVCMMGVLGFSNSMVFPVLNAMAGSVWPEGGRRAFNLLYLSQNLGVAVGSALGGVVASVSFMFVFLVNGATNLIFLAVIGFGLDLKKIAAETAARNLQRKTEKANKASKDEPSIWKTPSGLSLIILGLGFAITWIPYVQWSTNLSSYMTKLGYSLSQYSLLWTINGALIILAQPLCAYVTRHYLSNLRSQMIGGLFIFVCGMGVLAFDQAYSHFVWGMIIVTLGEMLLWPAVPAAAAELSIPGKEGLFQGAVSGSATAGRMIGPFIGGLLYESFSPVFMLYVMIAICVLPLLCYLFYDRPLYGSLRDRI
- a CDS encoding YbgA family protein — its product is MEITTKPIVVVSKCLEFAECRYNGDVLSDVTVRSLAPFVTFIPVCPEIEIGLGIPRETIRIIKDGEQHRLVQPSTRVDLSQQMDAFADTFLQNVGEVDGFILKNRSPSCGVKDVKVYSGWEKAPVVESAPGFFGAKVNAYFPHAAIEEEGRLKNFTIREHFFTKLFTQAYFRQLRMEPTIRKLIQFHAENKYLFMAYNQKLTKELGKIVANHDKKAEQQVWDEYATLLPNMFKRTARYTSNINVCEHIMGYFSKRLSTKEKEHFKHLLHRYRERKLPLSSMTSLLKSWVFRYEQEYLLQQRFFEPYPEELIDLGDSGKGRDY